One part of the Quercus lobata isolate SW786 chromosome 7, ValleyOak3.0 Primary Assembly, whole genome shotgun sequence genome encodes these proteins:
- the LOC115954144 gene encoding ribosome production factor 2 homolog, protein MLKVKTPRNHRVRRELEKRAPKLVENGKKTLILHGTKTSGVLNEVLKEIYHLKKGKAVKFSRKNENIKPFENGGETSLEFFSMKTDCSIFVYGSHSKKRPDNLVIGRTYDHHIYDLVEVGVENFKPMESFKYDKKLAPLIGSKPMIAFVGEGFENVEELKHFKEVLLDLLRGEVVENLNLVGLDRVYVCTAISSNRVFLSHCGLRLKKSGTKVPRMELVEVGPSMDLVVRRHRLPNDSLKKAAMKTARDQPKKKVKNVGDDAVEGKIGKIYIPDQKVGEMAVIDKSKGVKRERREAKLKKGDHEHVSKKQKEDST, encoded by the exons ATGTTGAAAGTAAAAACTCCGAGAAATCATAGGGTTAGGCGTGAGCTCGAGAAGCGAGCTCCCAAGCTCGTCGAGAATGGGAAGAAGACGCTGATACTTCACGGTACAAAGACCAGTGGTGTTTTGAACGAGGTTTTGAAAGAAATATACCATTTGAAGAAAGGAAAAGCCGTCAAGTTCAGCCGCAAGAACGAGAACATCAAGCCTTTTGAAAACGGTGGCGAGACCTCTTTGGAATTCTTCTCTATGAAAACCGATTGTAGCATTTTCGTG TATGGTTCTCACTCAAAGAAGCGGCCCGATAATCTTGTTATAGGTAGAACTTATGACCACCACATCTATGATCTCGTGGAGGTTGGGGttgaaaatttcaaaccaaTGGAGTCATTCAAATACGATAAGAAATTAGCTCCACTGATTGGATCAAAACCTATGATTGCTTTTGTTGGAGAGGGATTTGAGAATGTAGAGGAGctcaaacattttaaagaagTTTTGCTTGATCTTTTGCGGGGAGAG GTTGTGGAGAATTTAAATCTTGTTGGGTTAGACCGTGTGTATGTCTGTACAGCTATATCTTCAAATAGGGTATTTCTTTCTCACTGTGGACTGCGGCTAAAAAAGTCTGGCACAAAAGTACCGAGGATGGAATTGGTAGAGGTTGGCCCCTCCATGGATCTGGTAGTTCGTCGACATCGTCTTCCTAATGACAGCCTTAAGAAAGCAGCCATGAAAACAGCCAGGGACCAGCCTAAGAAGAAG GTGAAAAATGTTGGTGATGATGCAGTAGAGGGCAAGATTGGAAAGATATACATTCCAGATCAGAAG GTTGGTGAAATGGCTGTAATTGACAAATCCAAAGGTGTGAAGAGAGAGCGCCGTGAAGCTAAGTTGAAAAAAGGTGATCACGAGCATGTGTCAAAAAAGCAGAAAGAAGATTCAACATAG